The following are from one region of the Rhodoligotrophos defluvii genome:
- a CDS encoding enoyl-CoA hydratase/isomerase family protein: MSDTVIAAPGEEDPICLARRIDDIALIWMNDPKRRNPLSLEARGLLIAEVNRAMDDTAVSSLVLAGAGGFFCSGGDIKGMMGIAPADARRRLHHIHDLIRTIQTGFKPVIAAVEGGAVGAGLSLAAACDIVVAAADARFSLPFGKIGLAPDLGALYTLPARIGVGRTRWLAMTARSIEAEQALAWGLVEETTAPGNAVAHAVELAREIGRNAPLSTAICKQLLARHPAALEDVLSAEVNVQALLFASEDFAEGARAFFEKRAPKFKGK, translated from the coding sequence ATGAGTGACACGGTGATAGCCGCGCCAGGCGAAGAGGATCCAATCTGCCTTGCCAGGCGCATCGATGATATCGCGCTGATCTGGATGAATGACCCGAAGCGGCGCAATCCCCTCTCGCTGGAGGCCAGAGGGTTGCTGATTGCCGAAGTGAACCGGGCGATGGACGACACCGCCGTCTCGTCTCTCGTGCTGGCCGGCGCTGGCGGCTTCTTCTGTTCCGGTGGCGATATCAAGGGCATGATGGGCATCGCGCCCGCCGATGCGCGCCGCCGTCTCCATCATATTCATGATCTGATCCGCACCATCCAGACCGGGTTCAAGCCGGTCATCGCCGCGGTCGAGGGCGGCGCCGTGGGCGCAGGCCTGTCATTGGCCGCCGCCTGCGACATCGTGGTGGCGGCCGCCGATGCCCGCTTCTCCCTGCCCTTCGGCAAGATCGGCCTCGCCCCTGATCTCGGCGCGCTCTACACCCTGCCGGCGCGCATCGGCGTTGGCCGCACCCGATGGCTGGCTATGACCGCCCGCTCCATCGAGGCGGAACAGGCCCTCGCGTGGGGTCTCGTGGAGGAGACCACAGCACCGGGCAATGCCGTTGCCCATGCGGTGGAGCTTGCCCGCGAGATCGGCCGCAACGCGCCCCTGTCCACCGCCATCTGCAAGCAGCTGCTCGCCCGCCACCCCGCCGCGCTAGAGGACGTGCTGTCCGCCGAGGTGAACGTGCAGGCCCTGCTCTTCGCGAGCGAGGATTTCGCCGAGGGCGCCAGGGCCTTCTTCGAGAAGCGCGCTCCCAAGTTCAAAGGGAAATAG
- a CDS encoding ABC transporter substrate-binding protein, which produces MKRFVLGVLAAAAMVLPAAAQVKVGVIVSATGPGASVGVTQQRTVPILPKTLGGKSVDYILLDDASDTSTAVKHAQKLITKDKVDVIVGPSLTPNSLALLELVIEQKVPMISLAGSALIVEPVDEKRRWVFKTPQSDAQMASVVLEHMGKSGIKTLAFIGFSDAYGEGWIKVMTGLAEANGIEVVASERFQRTDSSVTGQILKIVARKPDAVFIAASGTPAALPQRTLVERGYKGTIYQTHGVANNDFLRVGGKALEGTFVPAGPVLVAEQLPDDHPAKAPALDFIKLYEAIPGAGARSTFAAYLWDAQLILDAAIRKASEKAEPGTPEFRAALRDAVESTRDVAGPNGVYNMSPTDHLGLDERSRVMTQIVDGKWTLVD; this is translated from the coding sequence TTGAAGAGATTTGTCCTTGGTGTTCTGGCCGCGGCAGCAATGGTGCTGCCCGCTGCAGCCCAGGTGAAGGTCGGTGTCATCGTCTCGGCGACGGGGCCTGGCGCGTCGGTTGGCGTGACTCAGCAGCGGACGGTGCCCATTCTACCGAAGACTCTGGGCGGCAAGTCGGTGGACTATATCCTGCTGGATGACGCTTCCGATACCTCGACCGCGGTGAAGCACGCGCAGAAGCTGATCACCAAAGACAAGGTCGACGTCATCGTCGGCCCCAGTCTCACGCCGAACTCCCTGGCTTTGCTGGAGCTGGTGATCGAGCAGAAGGTGCCGATGATCAGCCTTGCTGGCTCCGCCTTGATCGTCGAGCCCGTGGATGAGAAGCGCCGCTGGGTGTTCAAGACGCCACAGAGTGACGCGCAAATGGCTTCGGTGGTGCTCGAGCACATGGGCAAGAGCGGTATCAAGACCCTGGCTTTCATCGGCTTCAGCGATGCCTATGGCGAAGGCTGGATCAAGGTGATGACCGGGCTTGCCGAAGCCAATGGCATCGAGGTGGTGGCGTCGGAGCGGTTTCAGCGCACCGACAGCAGCGTGACCGGGCAGATCCTCAAGATCGTGGCACGCAAGCCGGATGCGGTGTTCATTGCGGCATCGGGAACCCCGGCTGCCCTACCGCAGCGCACGCTGGTCGAGCGCGGCTATAAAGGCACCATTTATCAAACCCATGGGGTGGCCAATAACGACTTCCTGCGGGTTGGTGGCAAGGCGCTGGAAGGCACCTTCGTGCCGGCGGGGCCGGTGCTGGTGGCCGAGCAGCTGCCGGACGACCATCCCGCCAAGGCGCCGGCGCTCGACTTCATCAAGCTCTATGAGGCCATACCCGGCGCGGGCGCGCGGTCGACCTTCGCCGCGTATCTCTGGGATGCTCAGCTCATCCTCGATGCGGCGATCCGCAAGGCATCGGAAAAAGCCGAGCCGGGCACGCCGGAGTTCCGGGCCGCCTTGCGCGATGCGGTCGAGAGCACGCGCGACGTTGCCGGGCCCAATGGGGTCTACAACATGTCGCCCACCGACCATCTCGGGCTCGATGAGCGCTCGCGCGTGATGACCCAGATCGTCGACGGCAAGTGGACGCTCGTGGATTAG
- a CDS encoding branched-chain amino acid ABC transporter permease, with the protein MTFDIGAILVQDGVTTGAVYILLAVALVLVFTVTRIVFVPQGDFVAFSALTLAAFEAGTLPGTVWVLAAGAALALLFDLGSAALRHDWSGVGRSLVTFGAIPAALVLAAIYLVPADAPLLWKMAVTCALITAMAPILYRVAFQPIASASPLVLLIAAIAAHFGLNSIGLEVFGAEGVRTTGFSGDPLVFGDMVVSQQSLGVLLVSLLLVLGLYAFFTHTLRGKALLAAAYNRRGAAILGISTVSAGRTAFVLAGFIGAVSGLLIGPITTLYYDSGFILGLKGFVGAIVGGFAVYPLAAAGALAVGLVEAFASFWASAYRDVIVFTLIIPVLFWRSLISPHVEDEAE; encoded by the coding sequence ATGACCTTCGATATCGGGGCCATCCTCGTTCAGGACGGTGTCACCACCGGCGCGGTTTATATCCTGCTCGCGGTTGCGCTCGTGCTGGTGTTCACCGTGACCCGGATCGTGTTCGTGCCGCAGGGGGACTTCGTGGCCTTCTCGGCCCTGACCCTTGCGGCCTTCGAGGCGGGCACCCTGCCGGGCACGGTCTGGGTGCTGGCGGCCGGGGCCGCGCTGGCGCTGCTCTTCGACCTCGGCTCGGCCGCGCTGCGCCATGATTGGAGCGGCGTCGGACGCTCGCTCGTCACCTTTGGCGCGATCCCGGCCGCACTGGTGCTTGCGGCGATCTATCTCGTGCCCGCGGATGCACCTCTCCTGTGGAAAATGGCGGTGACCTGCGCGCTTATCACCGCAATGGCCCCGATCCTCTACCGGGTCGCCTTCCAGCCCATTGCCAGCGCGTCGCCGCTGGTGCTGCTGATCGCGGCGATCGCGGCCCATTTCGGCCTCAACAGCATCGGCCTCGAGGTGTTCGGCGCGGAAGGGGTGCGCACCACCGGCTTCTCGGGCGACCCGCTCGTCTTCGGCGACATGGTGGTTTCCCAGCAATCCCTCGGCGTGTTGCTCGTCAGCCTGCTTCTCGTGCTGGGGCTCTATGCCTTCTTCACCCATACCTTGCGGGGCAAGGCGCTGCTTGCGGCGGCCTATAACCGGCGGGGCGCTGCAATCCTCGGTATCAGCACCGTCTCGGCAGGGCGCACGGCCTTCGTGCTGGCAGGCTTCATCGGCGCGGTCTCGGGCCTGCTGATCGGGCCGATCACCACCCTCTACTACGACTCCGGCTTCATCCTGGGGCTCAAGGGCTTCGTCGGCGCGATCGTCGGCGGCTTCGCGGTCTATCCCCTGGCCGCGGCGGGCGCGCTGGCCGTTGGCCTCGTCGAGGCCTTCGCGTCCTTCTGGGCGAGCGCCTATCGCGACGTGATCGTATTCACACTGATCATCCCAGTGCTGTTCTGGCGCTCGCTCATCTCGCCCCATGTGGAGGACGAGGCGGAATGA
- a CDS encoding ABC transporter permease subunit codes for MTAKLMRKAPLVLLTIAAVAPLFLTAYQLTIATYVMMFAIVCVGLVLMTGIAGMVSLGQAAFVGVGAYATGYVTTAYGLSPWLGLVVALAAAAVVALVIGSVTVRMSGHYLALATLCFCISFYFLVGNTEALGLFNGLTGIPPVSLAGFELRSERVGYLMALAALAAAVWWVQRLLASRIGRVIRSLRTGSAIAESFGADATHYRLVAFLVAALLAALSGWLYAHVQRFVNPTPFGVHMSIEYLFMTVIGGSGQVMGAILGAGLVTLLKQELQEVLQPLFGATTRLEMLAFAGIMLLVLWRARRGMLPLVQSWLPRAAAEGDVMAPARLPSPRPRPPRGTPLLAAEGLKRNFGGLVAVDEVSLEVRAGEILGLLGPNGAGKSTLFNLISGTLPVSSGRITFLGQEIPRADARTMCRLGMARTFQHVKLVPDMSLIENVAIGATHLGQAGLASASFGLDRAEEKRLLGWSIYLLGRVGLADKAWEPAGALPLGHQRVLEIARALAADPVLLLLDEPAAGLRANEKAELAALLRSLREDGLGILLVEHDMDFVTKLADRLMVMNFGRRIAFGEPAVVRADSGVQEAYLGVPA; via the coding sequence ATGACAGCAAAGCTCATGCGCAAGGCGCCTCTGGTTCTGCTGACGATTGCTGCCGTGGCACCCTTGTTTCTCACGGCCTATCAGCTCACCATCGCCACTTACGTGATGATGTTCGCCATCGTCTGCGTCGGCCTGGTGCTGATGACCGGCATTGCCGGCATGGTCTCTCTCGGGCAGGCCGCGTTCGTCGGGGTCGGGGCCTATGCGACCGGCTATGTGACCACGGCCTATGGCCTGTCGCCCTGGCTAGGCCTGGTGGTGGCGCTTGCGGCGGCCGCGGTGGTGGCGCTCGTCATCGGCTCGGTGACCGTGCGGATGAGCGGGCACTACCTAGCCCTCGCCACCTTGTGCTTCTGCATCAGCTTCTATTTCCTGGTGGGCAACACGGAGGCGCTGGGCCTGTTCAACGGGCTCACGGGCATTCCGCCGGTTTCGCTGGCTGGGTTCGAGCTGCGGTCGGAACGGGTGGGCTATCTCATGGCCTTGGCGGCCCTGGCGGCAGCGGTCTGGTGGGTGCAGCGCCTGCTCGCCTCCAGGATCGGACGCGTGATCCGCTCGCTGCGCACCGGATCGGCCATCGCCGAGAGCTTCGGGGCGGATGCCACCCACTATAGGCTGGTCGCCTTCCTGGTCGCGGCCCTGCTTGCGGCGCTCTCGGGTTGGCTCTATGCGCACGTCCAGCGCTTCGTGAACCCCACCCCGTTCGGCGTGCATATGAGCATCGAATATCTGTTCATGACGGTGATCGGCGGCAGCGGCCAGGTCATGGGCGCGATCCTGGGCGCGGGGCTGGTGACCCTGCTGAAGCAGGAGCTCCAGGAGGTGCTGCAGCCGCTGTTCGGGGCGACGACCCGGCTGGAGATGCTCGCTTTCGCCGGCATCATGCTGCTGGTGCTGTGGCGCGCTCGGCGAGGAATGCTGCCGCTCGTCCAGTCTTGGCTGCCGCGCGCTGCGGCTGAGGGAGACGTCATGGCGCCGGCCCGGCTGCCTTCGCCGCGGCCGCGTCCGCCCAGGGGCACACCCCTGCTTGCGGCGGAAGGTCTCAAGCGGAATTTCGGCGGCCTTGTCGCGGTGGACGAGGTGAGCCTGGAGGTGCGCGCGGGCGAGATCCTCGGCCTGCTCGGCCCCAATGGCGCGGGCAAGAGCACCCTGTTCAACCTGATCAGCGGCACGCTGCCGGTAAGCTCCGGGCGGATCACCTTCCTCGGCCAGGAAATCCCGCGGGCGGATGCGCGCACCATGTGCCGGCTGGGCATGGCACGCACGTTCCAACACGTGAAGCTGGTGCCGGATATGAGCCTGATCGAGAATGTCGCGATCGGCGCGACCCATCTTGGCCAAGCCGGGCTTGCGTCGGCGAGTTTTGGGCTCGACCGAGCAGAGGAGAAGCGGCTGCTCGGCTGGTCGATATATCTCCTGGGGCGGGTCGGCCTGGCGGACAAGGCCTGGGAGCCGGCGGGCGCGCTGCCGCTGGGCCATCAACGGGTGCTGGAGATTGCCCGGGCGCTTGCGGCCGACCCAGTGCTCCTGTTGCTGGATGAGCCTGCGGCCGGTTTGCGCGCCAATGAGAAGGCAGAGCTTGCGGCCTTGCTGCGCAGCCTGCGTGAGGATGGCCTCGGCATCCTGCTGGTCGAGCATGACATGGATTTCGTGACCAAGCTGGCGGACCGGCTGATGGTGATGAATTTCGGCCGCCGCATCGCCTTCGGCGAGCCGGCCGTGGTGCGCGCCGACAGCGGCGTCCAAGAAGCCTATCTGGGAGTGCCGGCGTGA
- a CDS encoding ABC transporter ATP-binding protein → MTVLLDLERLSVRYGRIIALSEVSLTVRQGEVTAVIGPNGAGKTSLVNAVMGLIPSSGRIVFPAWPEASRSVEARVRARIALVPETRELFGPMTVLDNLRLGAFAQRHDRSIDPAKQLDEVFALFPRLAERRRQLAHTLSGGERQMLALGRALMLRPRLLMLDEPSLGLAPLIVAEIFRIIARLKQDGVSILLIEQNARAALKVSDTAYVLENGRVELQGRAADLAANPRVIDSYLGVASAAEAQETVAPRMALT, encoded by the coding sequence GTGACCGTGCTCTTGGACCTGGAGCGGCTGTCGGTGCGCTATGGCAGGATCATCGCGCTGAGCGAGGTCTCGCTCACCGTACGCCAGGGAGAGGTGACCGCGGTCATCGGCCCCAATGGTGCCGGCAAGACGTCGCTGGTGAATGCGGTCATGGGGCTGATCCCTTCATCCGGCCGCATCGTGTTCCCCGCCTGGCCCGAGGCGTCCCGGTCGGTCGAGGCGCGGGTGCGTGCGCGCATCGCCCTGGTGCCGGAAACGCGCGAGCTGTTCGGGCCGATGACGGTGCTGGACAATCTGCGGCTCGGCGCCTTTGCCCAACGGCATGACCGGTCGATTGATCCGGCCAAGCAGCTGGACGAGGTGTTTGCGTTGTTTCCGCGGCTTGCGGAGCGGCGGCGCCAACTCGCTCACACCTTGAGCGGCGGCGAGCGGCAGATGCTGGCCCTGGGCCGCGCCCTCATGTTGCGGCCGCGCCTGCTGATGCTGGACGAGCCGAGCCTTGGCCTTGCCCCGCTGATCGTGGCCGAGATCTTCCGCATCATTGCACGGCTGAAGCAGGACGGGGTGTCAATCCTGCTCATCGAGCAGAATGCCCGGGCGGCGCTCAAGGTCTCCGATACGGCTTATGTGCTCGAGAACGGCAGGGTGGAGCTGCAGGGCAGAGCGGCTGACCTCGCCGCGAACCCGCGGGTGATCGACAGCTATCTGGGCGTGGCGAGCGCAGCTGAAGCGCAGGAGACCGTCGCCCCGCGCATGGCCCTGACCTGA
- a CDS encoding aromatic-ring-hydroxylating dioxygenase subunit beta, whose protein sequence is MSSTSASSLTLAEAASTGSDHAHRQEDAGELMHRIEQFLYLEARLQDTHAYDDWEALWTDDAIYWVPANGHDTDPEREMSIIYDNRSRIRLRVEQLKTGRHHTQTPPSNLARLISNVELVRQEGDEVHVRANMLVFEDNLRGETIWAARNEYTLRMVEGAFRLARKKVALVNNHKPIFTLSFLV, encoded by the coding sequence ATGAGCAGCACGAGCGCGAGCAGTTTGACTTTGGCGGAGGCAGCATCGACTGGCAGCGACCACGCCCATCGGCAGGAGGATGCCGGCGAACTCATGCACCGCATCGAACAGTTCCTCTATCTGGAAGCGCGGCTCCAGGACACCCACGCCTATGACGACTGGGAGGCGCTGTGGACCGATGATGCCATCTATTGGGTGCCCGCCAATGGCCACGACACCGACCCGGAGCGGGAGATGTCCATCATCTACGACAACCGCTCGCGCATCCGCCTCAGGGTGGAGCAGCTGAAGACCGGCCGCCACCACACCCAGACGCCGCCTTCGAACCTGGCCCGCCTCATCTCGAATGTGGAGCTGGTGCGCCAGGAGGGCGACGAGGTGCACGTGCGCGCCAACATGCTCGTCTTCGAAGACAACCTGCGCGGCGAGACCATCTGGGCCGCGCGCAACGAATATACCCTGCGCATGGTCGAGGGCGCCTTCCGCCTCGCACGCAAGAAGGTGGCGCTGGTCAACAATCACAAGCCGATCTTCACCCTGTCCTTCCTCGTCTGA
- a CDS encoding aromatic ring-hydroxylating oxygenase subunit alpha: MLHMPKTPDYRSLVEPTRVHSSLYTDERIFQDELERIWYRTWVYVGHVSEVPNPNDYVTKSIGPTPVLLVRDRAGEIRLLLNKCPHRGNQLCAYRRGNRTTFTCPYHSWTFSNTGDLIGFAFADGYEGCDKRQFGLGKVPRIGIYRGFIFGSFAEDGPSLDEYLGGAKASLDQLLDNSPEGELELTAGFLQHRTKANWKFILENETDGYHPAFVHSSIFQVSDSGIGKLYDPRSSALTRDFGNGHTEFDLRPEWRRLDKPLQWFGTNEGRLPDYVRAMTGAYGPERARQIMIDGTPHTMIFPNLFIAEIQLFVIQPIAVDETIQHVTALQFKGAPDFNRRLRQQTMGSVGPAGLLLADDTEMYERNHRGAAIRDPEWLTLTRGLHRERRDENGYLIGHSTDEVPQRGIWRHYLELMTA; this comes from the coding sequence ATGCTTCATATGCCAAAGACGCCGGACTACCGCAGCCTCGTGGAGCCGACCAGGGTCCATAGTAGCCTTTATACGGACGAGCGGATCTTTCAGGATGAGCTGGAGCGCATCTGGTACCGCACCTGGGTCTATGTCGGTCATGTGAGCGAGGTGCCCAATCCCAATGACTATGTGACCAAGTCGATCGGACCGACGCCGGTTCTGCTGGTGCGCGACCGCGCCGGGGAGATCAGGCTCCTGCTCAACAAGTGTCCCCATCGCGGCAACCAGCTCTGCGCCTATCGCCGGGGCAACCGCACCACCTTCACCTGCCCGTATCACTCCTGGACCTTCAGCAATACGGGCGACCTCATCGGCTTTGCCTTCGCCGACGGCTACGAGGGCTGCGACAAGCGCCAGTTCGGCCTGGGCAAGGTGCCGCGCATCGGCATCTATCGCGGCTTCATCTTCGGTTCCTTCGCGGAGGACGGCCCCTCGCTGGACGAATATCTGGGCGGGGCCAAGGCCTCCCTCGACCAGCTCCTGGACAATTCCCCGGAAGGCGAGCTCGAGCTTACCGCCGGCTTCCTCCAGCATCGCACCAAGGCCAACTGGAAATTCATTCTGGAGAACGAGACCGATGGCTATCATCCGGCCTTCGTGCACAGCTCGATCTTCCAGGTCTCCGACAGCGGCATCGGCAAGCTCTATGATCCCCGCTCCAGCGCGCTGACCCGTGATTTCGGCAACGGTCACACGGAGTTCGACCTACGCCCGGAATGGCGACGCCTGGACAAGCCGCTGCAATGGTTCGGGACCAACGAAGGCCGGCTGCCGGATTACGTGCGGGCCATGACAGGGGCTTATGGCCCGGAGCGCGCACGCCAGATCATGATCGACGGCACGCCACATACCATGATCTTCCCCAACCTGTTCATCGCCGAGATCCAGCTGTTCGTGATCCAGCCGATCGCGGTGGACGAGACCATCCAGCACGTGACGGCCCTGCAGTTCAAGGGCGCGCCCGATTTCAACCGCCGCCTGCGCCAGCAAACCATGGGCTCGGTGGGCCCGGCCGGCCTGCTGCTGGCCGATGATACGGAAATGTATGAGCGCAACCATCGCGGGGCGGCGATCCGCGATCCCGAATGGCTCACGCTGACCCGCGGGCTTCACCGCGAGCGGCGGGACGAGAACGGCTATCTGATCGGCCATTCCACCGACGAGGTGCCGCAGCGCGGCATCTGGCGCCATTACCTGGAGTTGATGACCGCATGA
- a CDS encoding phenylacetate--CoA ligase family protein — translation MLHPEVESLDWPAIQKLQRKRLAELGARLAESPEWVDHFATAGMNPRDLAAEDGLENAPFLDKSALHERYPFPFLTVPMDRVQRFMATSGTTGLPVLFGLTEADYTKLMPYQLARMLAAAGVRRGQRAYQGYGYGLWIGGPALDTGFAALGCTTFPIGPGRAELAVRWLRDHGYEVASMSPLWLMTLITQAKQMGIDPKTDWCLKVGILGGQSVSTEFRAQLEAEMPEGFMSHNIYGTTEAGGPILAISTPYTHGDDELQLMNEDTVITEILDPATLKPIEPGEVGEIVVTTLCREASPVVRWRTRDLVRLSPNPFDCPSGRRGMRKIGRIIGRTDDMIKVKGVIVFPSQVEDIVAKTPGTVKEAWQIYIDKQRTTIGTMCVAVEAARGAGRPPAQIVDEIRREIQARLGINVQVECLEEGALPRYEAKATRVLHRAEVA, via the coding sequence ATGCTGCATCCCGAGGTGGAGAGCCTGGACTGGCCCGCGATCCAAAAGCTGCAGAGGAAGAGATTGGCGGAGCTCGGTGCGCGCCTTGCGGAAAGCCCGGAATGGGTCGACCATTTCGCCACGGCCGGCATGAACCCGCGCGACCTCGCTGCCGAAGACGGGCTGGAGAACGCGCCGTTCCTGGACAAATCGGCCCTGCATGAGCGCTATCCCTTCCCGTTCCTGACCGTGCCGATGGACCGGGTGCAGCGCTTCATGGCCACATCAGGCACAACGGGACTTCCGGTTCTGTTCGGCCTCACCGAAGCGGACTACACGAAGCTCATGCCGTACCAACTAGCGCGCATGCTGGCGGCCGCCGGGGTCCGGCGGGGCCAACGGGCCTATCAGGGCTATGGCTATGGGCTGTGGATCGGCGGCCCCGCGCTTGATACGGGCTTTGCCGCGCTGGGCTGCACCACATTCCCGATCGGGCCAGGGCGCGCCGAACTGGCGGTGCGCTGGTTGCGCGACCACGGCTATGAGGTGGCCTCCATGTCGCCGCTCTGGCTCATGACCCTGATCACCCAGGCCAAGCAGATGGGCATCGATCCCAAGACGGACTGGTGCCTCAAAGTGGGCATTCTCGGCGGCCAGTCCGTCTCGACCGAATTCCGCGCCCAGCTCGAAGCCGAAATGCCCGAGGGCTTCATGAGCCACAACATCTACGGCACGACCGAAGCCGGCGGCCCGATCCTGGCGATCTCGACCCCCTATACCCACGGGGATGACGAGCTGCAGCTCATGAACGAGGACACGGTGATCACCGAGATCCTCGATCCCGCCACCTTGAAACCGATTGAGCCGGGAGAGGTGGGCGAGATCGTCGTCACCACATTGTGCCGCGAGGCCTCGCCGGTGGTGCGCTGGCGCACCCGCGACCTGGTGCGGCTGTCGCCGAACCCTTTCGATTGTCCGTCTGGGCGGCGCGGCATGCGCAAGATCGGCCGCATCATCGGCCGCACCGACGACATGATCAAGGTGAAGGGGGTGATCGTCTTCCCCTCGCAGGTGGAGGATATCGTCGCCAAGACGCCCGGCACCGTGAAGGAGGCCTGGCAGATCTATATCGACAAGCAGCGCACCACCATCGGCACGATGTGCGTGGCCGTGGAGGCGGCGCGCGGTGCGGGCCGGCCGCCCGCGCAGATCGTGGACGAGATCAGGCGCGAGATTCAGGCCCGGCTCGGTATCAACGTGCAGGTGGAGTGCCTGGAGGAGGGTGCCTTGCCGCGCTATGAGGCCAAGGCAACCCGGGTGCTGCACCGGGCGGAGGTTGCCTGA
- a CDS encoding alpha-hydroxy acid oxidase has product MEARAGRFKHILNVEDMRREACRRLPRAIFDFIDGAAEDEVSRRRNRMQFEDWGFVQRVLNDVSRVDMSLELFGRRYAAPFGIGPTGLAGLAWPRAEILLAKEAVGAGIPLCLSTVSSVRLEEVADAAGPGAWFQLYIFRNRDLSRSLLARAKTAGFEVLVLTVDCATGGNRERDPRNDFMLPLKLTRRNVLDTLRHPGWLMRLAKSGAPRPENMVEAATGAGASAQGLVAFMNSQLDPSVTWTDVAEFTALWKGPVIIKGLLSVHDVLRAADIGASGVILSNHGGRQLDGAVSPLTVLPEIRQQLGNRLTILCDSGFRRGTDIIKARALGADAVLMGRNTLYGAGAAGAAGIAHVIRILKTELERAMTLLGAASLSEITPEHVRYLGAAHLAEVSAPANYAVLQRRMEAAM; this is encoded by the coding sequence GTGGAAGCGAGGGCGGGGCGGTTCAAGCACATCCTGAATGTGGAGGACATGCGCCGGGAGGCATGCCGCCGGCTGCCGCGCGCCATCTTCGACTTCATCGATGGCGCGGCGGAAGATGAGGTATCGCGTCGCCGCAACCGCATGCAGTTCGAGGACTGGGGCTTTGTGCAGCGGGTGCTGAACGACGTAAGCCGGGTGGACATGTCGCTCGAGCTGTTCGGCCGGCGCTATGCGGCGCCCTTCGGCATCGGGCCAACCGGGCTTGCGGGCCTTGCCTGGCCACGGGCGGAAATCCTGTTGGCCAAGGAAGCCGTCGGTGCGGGCATTCCCCTCTGCCTCAGCACCGTCTCCAGCGTGCGGCTGGAGGAAGTGGCGGACGCCGCGGGCCCGGGCGCCTGGTTCCAGCTCTACATCTTCCGTAACCGCGACTTGTCCCGCAGCCTGCTGGCCCGGGCAAAGACGGCAGGTTTTGAGGTGTTGGTGCTGACGGTAGACTGCGCCACCGGCGGCAATCGCGAGCGCGACCCGCGTAACGACTTCATGCTGCCCTTGAAGCTCACCCGCCGCAACGTGCTCGACACGCTGCGGCATCCGGGATGGCTGATGCGCCTTGCCAAATCGGGCGCGCCGCGGCCGGAGAACATGGTGGAAGCGGCCACCGGGGCAGGCGCAAGCGCTCAGGGGCTGGTCGCCTTCATGAATTCCCAGCTCGACCCCTCGGTGACATGGACCGATGTGGCCGAGTTCACCGCCCTGTGGAAAGGGCCGGTCATCATCAAGGGACTGCTCAGCGTGCACGACGTGCTGCGTGCCGCTGACATCGGCGCATCGGGTGTGATCCTGTCCAATCATGGCGGCCGGCAGCTCGACGGCGCGGTGTCGCCGCTCACCGTGCTGCCGGAGATCCGTCAGCAGCTGGGAAACCGGCTCACCATCCTGTGCGACAGCGGCTTCCGGCGGGGAACAGACATCATCAAGGCCCGGGCGCTTGGGGCCGATGCGGTGCTGATGGGGCGCAACACGCTGTATGGCGCCGGGGCGGCGGGGGCGGCCGGCATTGCCCATGTGATCAGGATTCTGAAGACGGAGCTCGAACGGGCCATGACCTTGCTGGGTGCCGCCTCCCTCTCCGAGATCACCCCCGAGCATGTGCGCTATCTGGGTGCGGCGCATCTCGCCGAGGTGAGCGCACCAGCGAACTACGCCGTCCTGCAACGGCGAATGGAGGCGGCCATGTGA
- a CDS encoding TetR/AcrR family transcriptional regulator has protein sequence MARTRSPEFDNIQASIIEKTAALFASRGYAATSIGDIAAACNCSKSRLYHYFESKEAILSEMLTEHVDKLLERCRETLQRHEDPVERFHELIRLFLDVYAVSGNKHVVLLTCLQFLPEDKRKEIVEKQRALIATVRDILVRIRPDMPQDAQVTHADTMLFFGMINWTYTWYKPQGSIQPGELAERAVDIFLDGYRHIAAPKAKSAKRSGAR, from the coding sequence GTGGCGAGAACGCGTTCCCCGGAATTCGACAACATCCAGGCCTCGATCATCGAGAAGACCGCTGCGCTGTTTGCCTCGCGCGGCTATGCGGCCACCTCGATCGGCGACATCGCGGCCGCCTGCAACTGCTCGAAGTCGCGCCTCTATCATTATTTCGAGTCCAAGGAGGCGATCCTGTCCGAGATGCTCACCGAGCATGTGGACAAGCTGCTGGAGCGTTGCCGCGAGACGCTGCAGCGGCATGAGGACCCGGTGGAGCGGTTCCACGAGCTCATCCGCCTGTTCCTGGACGTTTATGCGGTCTCGGGCAACAAGCACGTGGTGCTGCTCACCTGCCTGCAGTTCCTGCCCGAGGACAAGCGCAAGGAAATCGTGGAGAAGCAGCGGGCGCTGATCGCCACGGTGCGCGATATCCTAGTCCGCATCCGCCCGGACATGCCGCAGGACGCGCAGGTCACGCATGCGGACACCATGCTGTTCTTCGGCATGATCAACTGGACCTACACCTGGTACAAGCCGCAAGGCTCGATCCAGCCGGGCGAGTTGGCGGAACGGGCGGTGGACATCTTTCTCGACGGCTACCGCCATATCGCGGCGCCGAAGGCGAAGTCCGCGAAGCGGTCCGGCGCGCGCTGA